Proteins encoded in a region of the Zea mays cultivar B73 chromosome 4, Zm-B73-REFERENCE-NAM-5.0, whole genome shotgun sequence genome:
- the LOC103655539 gene encoding pectin acetylesterase 2, producing the protein MWLVIDQYSFRHLDQVASNNSGLEIFGQFHHILASPSSDPGGYWSRCKSDPGGCSATQIATLQGLRSGMFTSLRQSESKPKAGVFINSCFAHCQSELQDTWFAPNSPSIDNKKIAEVVGDWYFERGAAVEIDCAYPCDSQSCRNLIPIDKELRMY; encoded by the exons ATGTGGCTTGTGATCGATCAATATAGTTTTCGGCACCTGGACCAGGTGGCAAGTAATAATTCTGGTTTGGAAATTTTCGGACAGTTCCACCACATTCTGGCGTCACCTTCGTCTGATCCTGGAGGCTATTGGAGCCGCTGCAAGTCGGATCCTGGTGGATGCAGCGCAACACAGATCGCAACCCTCCAAG GACTGAGAAGTGGAATGTTTACATCTCTGAGACAGTCTGAAAGCAAACCGAAGGCAGGGGTGTTCATCAACTCCTGCTTCGCGCATTGCCAGAGTGAGCTGCAGGACACATGGTTCGCACCAAATTCTCCATCCATAGATAACAAG AAAATTGCAGAGGTGGTAGGTGATTGGTACTTTGAAAGAGGAGCTGCCGTGGAGATTGACTGCGCCTATCCCTGTGATTCACAGTCTTGTCGCAACCTTATACCAATTGATAAG GAACTGAGGATGTATTAG